A stretch of the Lactuca sativa cultivar Salinas chromosome 9, Lsat_Salinas_v11, whole genome shotgun sequence genome encodes the following:
- the LOC111919550 gene encoding uncharacterized protein LOC111919550 has product MSTPLNEGEDHGDVFLDEDDIVEEINVDEEDLPDADDDADSDTEAYVDEADDSVHIFTGHTGEVYTVACSPTDPTLVATGAGDDKGFLWKIGQGDWAFELQGHKDSVSSVSFSSDGQLAASGSFDGVIQVWDILSGTLKCTLEGPGTGIEWVRWHPRGHLVLGGSDDSTVWMWNADKAVYLNTFSGHASTVTCGDFTPDGKIICTGSDDASLRIWNPKTGENIHVVRGHFYHTEGLTCLAITADSSLVLTGSKDGSAHVVNIITGKVVTSLTSHTDSIECIGLSSSSPWAATGSMDKKLIIWDLQHSIPRCTCEHEEGVTCLSWVGGSRFVATGCVDGRVRIWDSLSGECVKTLRGHSDAIQSLAISADGNHLVSVSLDGTARVFEIDEFH; this is encoded by the exons ATGAGTACTCCTTTAAACGAAGGTGAAGATCACGGTGATGTCTTTCTTGATGAAGATGACATCGTAGAAGAAATCAATGTAGACGAAGAAG ATCTCCCTGATGCAGACGATGATGCAGATTCTGATACTGAAGCTTATG TAGACGAAGCTGATGATTCAGTGCACATATTCACTGGCCACACAG GTGAAGTATACACAGTTGCATGTAGCCCTACAGACCCTACATTAGTGGCAACAGGAGCAGGTGATGACAAAGGGTTTCTTTGGAAAATCGGTCAAGGAGATTGGGCTTTTGAATTACAAGGTCACAAGGATTCAGTGTCTAGTGTATCCTTCAGTTCTGATGGACAGCTGGCAGCTTCTGGAAGCTTTGATGGTGTCATTCAAGTGTGGGACATCTTATCAGGAACCCTAAAATGTACACTCGAGGGACCCGGAACAGGAATCGAG TGGGTGAGGTGGCATCCACGTGGACACCTGGTTTTAGGTGGTTCGGATGATTCGACTGTTTGGATGTGGAATGCTGACAAGGCGGTTTATCTTAATACTTTCTCGGGTCATGCTAGCACTGTCACTTGTGGTGATTTTACCCCTGATG GTAAAATAATTTGTACGGGTTCTGATGATGCAAGTTTGAGGATATGGAACCCAAAAACTGGAGAGAATATTCATGTTGTTAGAG GTCATTTTTATCACACCGAAGGGCTTACATGTTTGGCAATAACTGCTGACTCATCTCTCGTTCTTACCGGTTCAAAAGACGGTTCTGCCCATGTAGTCAATATCATAACCGGGAAG GTTGTGACTTCTCTAACTTCACATACGGATTCAATCGAATGCATCGGGCTCTCATCTAG CTCTCCATGGGCAGCAACCGGAAGCATGGATAAAAAACTCATCATCTGGGATCTACAACACTCTATACCCCGTTGCACTTGCGAACACGAG GAGGGGGTGACGTGTCTGTCATGGGTAGGTGGGTCCCGATTTGTGGCGACAGGGTGTGTGGATGGGAGAGTGAGGATATGGGACAGTCTGTCTGGAGAATGTGTTAAGACATTGAGAGGACATTCTGATGCTATTCAGTCATTGGCTATATCAGCTGATGGAAACCATTTAGTTTCTGTTTCTCTTGATGGAACTGCAAGAGTATTTGAGATTGATGAATTTCACTAA
- the LOC111919551 gene encoding transcription factor TGA1 gives MASTSTQFVTSRRMGIYDPLQQISMWDDGFGANLNPNTSPGMMMMTQVDSRLANKTEYNSQESLEPSPEARATKTISDKLQRRLAQNREAARKSRLRKKAYVQQLESGRLKLVQLEQELERARRQGAYGGLLNTGNSLLSGNVMNAGIATFEMEYELWIGEQRKKDDDLRKVLLTHTSDVELRMFVDTGLNHYYDLFRMKADAAKADVFYLLNGLWRTPVERFFQWIGGFRPSELLYILIPQIELTDTQLVKARGLRQSCEQAEEALSQGMEKLQQTLAQSITIDITGAGSYTTQMNCALERLEALEIFLNQADHLRQQTLQQMYQILTLRQAAKALLALGEYFQRLRVLSSIWSGRPHDRGTLLS, from the exons ATGGCCTCAACTTCAACTCAATTTGTAACCTCAAGAAGAATGGGAATATACGATCCACTGCAACAAATAAGCATGTGGGACGATGGTTTTGGAGCTAATCTTAACCCTAACACAAGCCCTGGTATGATGATGATGACACAGGTCGATTCAAGGCTAGCAAACAAG ACCGAATACAATTCTCAAGAATCGTTAGAACCATCGCCAGAAGCTCGAGCAACAAAAACAATTTCAGATAAG TTGCAGAGACGACTAGCACAAAATCGTGAAGCTGCTCGTAAAAGTCGTTTAAGGAAAAAG GCGTATGTTCAACAATTGGAATCCGGTCGTTTAAAATTGGTGCAATTAGAACAAGAACTCGAGAGGGCTCGACGGCAG GGCGCATACGGAGGTCTATTGAACACCGGCAACAGTTTGTTATCTGGTAATGTAATGAACGCCGGGATTGCTACATTCGAAATGGAGTATGAATTGTGGATTGGGGAACAAAGGAAGAAGGACGATGATCTTCGGAAAGTGTTGTTGACTCATACTAGTGATGTCGAGCTTCGTATGTTCGTCGACACTGGATTGAACCATTACTACGATCTTTTCCGAATGAAGGCGGACGCCGCGAAGGCCGACGTGTTTTATTTGTTGAACGGGTTGTGGAGAACTCCGGTAGAGCGGTTCTTCCAGTGGATCGGCGGATTCCGGCCATCTGAGCTCTTATAC ATACTGATACCACAAATCGAGCTAACGGATACGCAACTGGTGAAGGCGAGGGGTCTCCGGCAATCATGCGAGCAAGCGGAGGAGGCACTGAGTCAAGGAATGGAAAAGCTTCAACAGACATTAGCTCAGAGCATCACAATCGACATAACCGGAGCCGGAAGTTACACCACACAGATGAATTGTGCACTCGAAAGGCTCGAAGCGCTTGAAATTTTCTTGAATCAG GCGGATCACCTCCGGCAACAGACTCTGCAACAAATGTATCAGATTTTAACACTTCGTCAAGCAGCAAAAGCATTGCTTGCACTTGGTGAATACTTTCAACGTCTTCGTGTACTGAGTTCAATCTGGTCTGGTCGTCCTCATGATCGTGGAACTTTACTTTCATGA